The Streptomyces sp. SS1-1 genome has a segment encoding these proteins:
- a CDS encoding DUF3515 domain-containing protein, with product MNSFRHRRAVVLGLPALAVLVTAAGCSSADGGASAAVPSPGAKATELCRNLDKVLPAEVDGADREDPSPASALTAGWGDPAIILRCGVERPPKMLDPKVAEGRDPDAVAGGVEGVRWLMEKRDDGGYRFTSALRKAYVEVDVPEGRDTSGVLIDLAPAIKKAIPEGIAD from the coding sequence GTGAACTCTTTCCGTCACCGGCGCGCTGTCGTCCTCGGGCTGCCCGCACTCGCCGTTCTCGTCACCGCCGCGGGCTGCTCCTCGGCAGACGGCGGTGCGTCGGCTGCGGTTCCCAGTCCCGGTGCGAAAGCCACGGAGCTGTGCCGGAACCTCGACAAGGTGCTGCCGGCCGAGGTGGACGGGGCGGACCGTGAGGATCCCTCGCCCGCGTCCGCGTTGACCGCGGGCTGGGGAGACCCGGCGATCATACTGCGGTGCGGTGTCGAACGGCCGCCCAAGATGCTGGACCCGAAGGTGGCCGAGGGCAGGGACCCCGACGCGGTGGCCGGCGGCGTGGAGGGCGTCCGCTGGCTGATGGAGAAGCGCGACGACGGGGGGTACCGGTTCACCTCGGCTCTGCGCAAGGCGTACGTCGAGGTGGACGTGCCCGAGGGCCGGGACACCTCGGGCGTGCTGATCGACCTGGCCCCGGCCATCAAGAAGGCGATCCCCGAAGGGATCGCCGACTGA
- the thiD gene encoding bifunctional hydroxymethylpyrimidine kinase/phosphomethylpyrimidine kinase encodes MIPGVLTVAGSDSGGGAGIQADLKTMLALGVHGMSVVTAVTAQNSLGVQGAWELPVEAVRAQYRSVVDDIGVRAVKTGMLSSAELVHAVAELIAGTDAPAVVDPVGVSKHGDPLLAPSALDSVRTALLPVATVATPNLDEVAHLTGVRVASEDDLRRAAEAVLAYGPRWVVIKGGHLAGDAVDLLTDGSQEHWLRAPRHDNRHSHGTGCTLASAIASQLAKGQSVPEAVKAAKEYVTGAIAAGFALGAGIGPVHHGWNLS; translated from the coding sequence GTGATACCCGGCGTGCTCACGGTCGCCGGGTCCGACTCCGGGGGCGGGGCCGGCATCCAGGCCGACCTGAAGACGATGCTGGCGCTCGGCGTGCACGGCATGAGCGTGGTCACCGCGGTCACCGCGCAGAACTCGCTCGGCGTCCAGGGGGCCTGGGAACTGCCGGTCGAGGCGGTCCGCGCCCAGTACCGCAGCGTCGTCGACGACATCGGCGTACGGGCCGTGAAGACCGGGATGCTGTCCTCGGCCGAACTGGTCCACGCGGTGGCCGAGTTGATCGCCGGGACGGACGCGCCGGCCGTGGTCGACCCGGTCGGGGTCTCCAAGCACGGGGACCCGCTGCTCGCCCCGTCGGCCCTCGACTCCGTCCGGACCGCGCTGCTGCCGGTGGCGACCGTGGCCACGCCCAACCTCGACGAGGTGGCGCACCTCACGGGGGTGCGGGTCGCGTCGGAGGACGACCTGAGGCGGGCGGCGGAGGCCGTGCTGGCGTACGGGCCGCGCTGGGTCGTGATCAAGGGCGGCCATCTCGCCGGGGACGCCGTGGACCTGCTCACGGACGGCTCGCAGGAGCACTGGCTGCGCGCCCCGCGCCACGACAACCGGCACTCCCACGGCACCGGCTGCACCCTCGCCTCCGCGATCGCCTCCCAGCTCGCCAAGGGGCAGTCCGTGCCGGAGGCCGTGAAGGCCGCCAAGGAGTACGTCACCGGGGCGATCGCCGCCGGGTTCGCCCTGGGCGCCGGGATCGGGCCCGTGCACCACGGCTGGAACCTGAGCTAG
- a CDS encoding lysophospholipid acyltransferase family protein produces MPRRRIGFWYRFAAVICKPPLVALIKRDWRGMEHIPAEGGFITAVNHNSHIDPFAYAHFQYNTGRVPRFLAKSGLFKKGFVGAAMRGTGQIPVYRETTDALSAFRAAIDAVERGECVAFYPEGTLTRDPDLWPMTGKTGAARVALQTRCPVIPVAQWGANELLPPYAKKPHLFPRKTHRVLAGPPVDLSAFYDQEMTPELLKEATEVIMAAITRQLEEIRGEKAPDVPYDPRRERIEQRRRTTAQSRPAREEQAEQEEGQGT; encoded by the coding sequence GTGCCCCGCCGCAGAATCGGCTTCTGGTACCGCTTCGCCGCGGTGATCTGCAAACCACCGCTGGTGGCTCTGATCAAGCGGGACTGGCGTGGAATGGAGCACATTCCGGCCGAGGGCGGATTTATCACCGCGGTGAACCACAATTCGCACATCGATCCCTTCGCGTACGCGCACTTTCAGTACAACACCGGCAGGGTTCCGCGATTCCTCGCGAAGAGCGGCCTTTTCAAGAAGGGATTCGTCGGCGCCGCGATGCGCGGCACCGGGCAGATCCCCGTCTACCGGGAGACCACGGACGCGCTGAGCGCCTTCCGCGCGGCGATCGACGCGGTCGAGCGCGGCGAGTGCGTGGCGTTCTACCCGGAGGGCACCCTCACCCGCGACCCGGACCTGTGGCCCATGACCGGCAAGACCGGTGCCGCGCGGGTCGCCCTGCAGACCAGGTGCCCGGTGATCCCGGTCGCCCAGTGGGGCGCCAACGAACTGCTGCCGCCCTACGCCAAGAAGCCGCACCTGTTCCCGCGCAAGACGCACCGCGTGCTCGCCGGACCCCCGGTCGACCTCTCGGCGTTCTACGACCAGGAGATGACTCCCGAGCTGCTGAAGGAGGCGACCGAGGTCATCATGGCCGCGATCACCCGCCAGCTCGAGGAGATCCGCGGGGAGAAGGCGCCCGACGTGCCCTACGACCCGCGCCGTGAGCGCATCGAGCAGCGCCGCAGGACCACAGCGCAGAGCCGGCCGGCTCGGGAGGAGCAGGCCGAGCAGGAGGAGGGGCAGGGCACGTGA
- a CDS encoding D-alanine--D-alanine ligase family protein codes for MSTENLPQSPDRPARKPRVAVVFGGRSSEHGISAVTAGAVLRAIDRTTYDVLPIGITQSGRWVLTADDPDRMAITDRRTPSVDQLAESHDGGVVLPVDPANREVVYSEPGSVPKALGEIDVVFPVLHGPYGEDGTLQGLLELSGVPYVGSGVLASAVGQDKEYMKRVFTSFGLKVGPYVVIRPREWEQDESAARKKIIDLAGDHGWPLFVKPARAGSSIGITKVDDLSGLDEAIAEARRHDPKFLVEAALRGREIECGVLEFEDGPRASVPAEIPPPDAHAYYDFEAKYIDSTPGIVPAPLTAEETAEVRRLAVDAFEAASCEGLVRADFFLTEDGEFVINEINTMPGFTPISMYPQMWQATGVEYPELIDRLIKAALRRSTGLR; via the coding sequence ATGAGCACCGAGAACCTCCCCCAGAGCCCCGACCGGCCGGCGCGCAAGCCGCGGGTGGCCGTCGTCTTCGGCGGACGCAGCTCCGAGCACGGGATCTCCGCGGTCACCGCGGGGGCCGTGCTGCGCGCGATCGACCGGACCACGTACGACGTCCTGCCGATCGGCATCACGCAGAGCGGCCGCTGGGTGCTCACCGCCGACGACCCGGACCGCATGGCGATCACCGACCGCCGTACGCCCAGCGTCGACCAGCTCGCCGAGTCCCACGACGGCGGTGTGGTGCTGCCCGTCGACCCGGCGAACCGCGAAGTCGTCTACAGCGAGCCCGGTTCGGTGCCCAAGGCGCTGGGCGAGATCGACGTCGTCTTCCCGGTGCTGCACGGCCCGTACGGCGAGGACGGCACCCTGCAGGGGCTGCTGGAGCTCTCCGGTGTGCCGTACGTGGGTTCGGGTGTGCTCGCCTCGGCCGTCGGCCAGGACAAGGAGTACATGAAGCGGGTGTTCACGTCGTTCGGGCTCAAGGTCGGCCCGTACGTGGTGATCCGGCCGCGTGAGTGGGAGCAGGACGAGTCCGCCGCCCGCAAGAAGATCATCGACCTGGCGGGCGACCACGGCTGGCCGCTGTTCGTGAAGCCCGCGCGCGCGGGCTCCTCCATCGGCATCACCAAGGTCGACGACCTGTCCGGGCTGGACGAGGCGATCGCCGAGGCGCGCCGGCACGACCCGAAGTTCCTCGTGGAGGCGGCCCTGCGCGGCCGGGAGATCGAGTGCGGGGTGCTGGAGTTCGAGGACGGCCCGCGGGCCTCCGTCCCCGCCGAGATCCCGCCGCCCGACGCCCACGCGTACTACGACTTCGAGGCCAAGTACATCGACTCCACGCCCGGCATCGTCCCGGCGCCGCTGACGGCCGAGGAGACGGCAGAGGTGCGGCGCCTGGCCGTGGACGCCTTCGAGGCGGCCTCGTGCGAGGGCCTGGTGCGGGCGGACTTCTTCCTCACCGAGGACGGGGAGTTCGTGATCAACGAGATCAACACGATGCCCGGCTTCACGCCGATCTCGATGTACCCGCAGATGTGGCAGGCCACCGGGGTCGAGTACCCGGAGCTGATCGACCGGCTCATCAAGGCGGCGCTGCGGCGCTCGACCGGACTGCGCTGA
- a CDS encoding DAK2 domain-containing protein, whose product MAQVPQTFFDALAVRTWCGLALESLGRAREEIDAINVYPVADGDTGTNLYLTVESAAAAVEAVFTAYDVGKPTLADAVRAMAHGALIGARGNSGTILAQLLRGMAQVLAAEGETAHTDGTGLRLALRTAADSARQAVAHPVEGTVLTVASAAADAAGAATGEDCGAIARAAFDGARAALAATPGQLAALERAGVVDAGGRGLVAVLGALVETFTGEAAPVVAGATATRARAGAGDGPAGAEDCADGPGEGGPAFEVIYLLEAEDAAVARLRDRLDALGDSLVVVGGDGLWNVHVHVDDAGAAVEAGVEAGRPYRIRITHFGAGDAHSTGERTPRERVQRAVVAVVPGEGLAGLYGEAGATTVLARPGEPPASGELVEAVRRAHAREVVLLPNDADLRHTAAAAAEQARAEGIRVALIPTRSAVQGIAALAVHEPERRFDEDVVSMTSAAGATRHAEVAVAEHRSWTSAGICQAGDVLGLIDGDVAVIGADVTAVAETVLDRMLAAGGELVTLVLGDDAPGPIAEHLESRVREAYLAVDTVVYRGGRQGALLLIGVE is encoded by the coding sequence GTGGCGCAGGTGCCGCAGACATTCTTCGATGCTCTCGCGGTGCGTACCTGGTGCGGCCTCGCGCTGGAGTCGCTGGGCAGGGCGCGCGAGGAGATCGACGCGATCAACGTCTACCCCGTGGCGGACGGCGACACCGGGACGAACCTGTACCTGACCGTGGAGTCCGCGGCCGCCGCCGTGGAGGCCGTCTTCACCGCCTACGACGTGGGCAAGCCCACACTCGCCGACGCCGTCCGCGCCATGGCGCACGGCGCCCTGATCGGGGCGCGCGGCAACTCCGGGACGATCCTCGCGCAGCTGCTGCGGGGCATGGCCCAGGTGCTCGCTGCCGAGGGGGAGACGGCCCACACCGACGGCACCGGGCTGCGGCTGGCGCTGCGGACCGCGGCCGACTCCGCCCGGCAGGCCGTGGCCCACCCCGTGGAGGGCACGGTCCTCACGGTGGCCTCGGCCGCCGCCGACGCGGCCGGCGCGGCCACCGGCGAGGACTGCGGGGCGATCGCCCGGGCCGCCTTCGACGGGGCGCGCGCGGCGCTGGCCGCCACCCCCGGGCAACTGGCCGCGCTGGAGCGCGCCGGGGTGGTCGACGCCGGAGGGCGTGGCCTCGTCGCGGTCCTGGGCGCGCTGGTCGAGACGTTCACCGGGGAGGCGGCACCCGTGGTCGCCGGGGCGACGGCCACGCGCGCGCGTGCCGGTGCGGGGGACGGGCCGGCCGGTGCCGAGGACTGCGCCGACGGCCCCGGCGAGGGCGGCCCCGCGTTCGAGGTCATCTACCTGCTGGAGGCGGAGGACGCGGCCGTGGCCCGGCTGCGGGACCGCCTCGACGCTCTCGGCGACTCCCTCGTGGTCGTCGGCGGGGACGGCCTGTGGAACGTCCACGTCCATGTCGACGACGCGGGCGCCGCCGTGGAGGCCGGCGTGGAGGCCGGACGGCCGTACCGGATCCGGATCACCCACTTCGGGGCCGGGGACGCGCACAGCACCGGCGAGCGCACGCCCCGCGAACGGGTCCAGCGGGCCGTCGTCGCCGTCGTGCCCGGTGAGGGACTGGCCGGGCTGTACGGCGAGGCCGGCGCGACCACCGTGCTGGCCCGTCCCGGGGAGCCCCCGGCCAGCGGCGAGCTCGTCGAGGCCGTACGGCGGGCCCACGCCCGCGAGGTCGTCCTGCTCCCCAACGACGCCGATCTGCGGCACACCGCCGCCGCGGCCGCCGAGCAGGCCCGCGCCGAAGGCATCCGCGTGGCCCTCATCCCCACCCGCTCCGCGGTCCAGGGCATAGCGGCGCTCGCCGTGCACGAACCCGAGCGCCGCTTCGACGAGGACGTCGTCTCGATGACCTCCGCGGCCGGCGCCACCCGGCACGCCGAGGTCGCCGTCGCCGAGCACCGGTCCTGGACCTCGGCCGGCATCTGCCAGGCAGGGGACGTCCTCGGGCTCATCGACGGCGACGTGGCCGTGATCGGAGCCGACGTCACCGCCGTCGCCGAGACCGTCCTCGACCGCATGCTCGCCGCCGGCGGCGAACTCGTCACCCTCGTCCTCGGCGACGACGCCCCCGGCCCGATCGCCGAGCACCTCGAGAGCCGCGTACGGGAGGCGTACCTCGCCGTCGACACGGTGGTGTACCGGGGCGGCCGCCAGGGAGCGCTCCTGCTCATCGGCGTGGAGTGA
- a CDS encoding Lrp/AsnC family transcriptional regulator, with amino-acid sequence MVQAYILIQTEVGKASTVAETIGKLPGVIQAEDVTGPYDVIVRAQADTVDDLGRMVVAKVQQVDGITRTLTCPVVHL; translated from the coding sequence GTGGTACAGGCGTACATCCTGATCCAGACCGAGGTCGGCAAGGCGTCGACCGTCGCCGAGACCATCGGCAAGCTCCCTGGAGTCATCCAGGCCGAGGACGTGACGGGACCGTACGACGTCATCGTCCGCGCCCAGGCCGACACCGTCGACGACCTCGGTCGCATGGTGGTCGCCAAAGTCCAGCAAGTGGACGGCATCACCCGCACCCTGACCTGCCCCGTCGTCCATCTGTAG
- a CDS encoding NAD(P)H-dependent glycerol-3-phosphate dehydrogenase gives MSKPVKAAVMGTGSWGTAFGMVLADAGCEVTLWARRAGLADAVNSTRTNPDYLPGVELPRNLRATTDAAEATRDADFTVLAVPSQTLRANLADWTPLLAPGTVLVSLMKGVELGSAMRMSEVIEDVAKVGPDRIAVVTGPNLAREIAARMPAAAVVACTDEAVAQRLQAHSHTPYFRPYTNTDVVGCELGGAVKNVIGLAVGIADGMGLGDNAKGSLITRGLAETTRLGMALGADPLTFSGLAGLGDLVATCSSPLSRNHTFGTNLGKGMTLQETIAVTKQTAEGVKSCESVLDLARRHGVDMPITETVVGIVHEGKPPVVALKELMSRSAKPERR, from the coding sequence GTGAGCAAGCCCGTCAAGGCGGCCGTCATGGGCACGGGATCGTGGGGCACCGCCTTCGGCATGGTCCTCGCCGACGCCGGCTGCGAGGTGACCCTGTGGGCCCGGCGCGCCGGCCTGGCCGACGCGGTCAACTCCACCCGGACCAACCCGGACTACCTCCCCGGCGTCGAACTGCCCCGCAATCTGCGGGCCACCACGGACGCCGCCGAGGCCACCCGCGACGCCGACTTCACCGTCCTCGCCGTCCCCTCGCAGACGCTGCGCGCCAACCTCGCCGACTGGACCCCGCTGCTCGCCCCGGGCACCGTCCTCGTCTCCCTGATGAAGGGCGTCGAACTCGGCTCCGCGATGCGGATGAGCGAGGTCATCGAGGACGTCGCCAAGGTCGGCCCGGACCGCATCGCCGTGGTCACCGGACCCAACCTGGCACGGGAGATCGCCGCGCGGATGCCTGCCGCCGCGGTCGTCGCCTGTACCGACGAGGCGGTCGCCCAGCGCCTCCAGGCGCACTCCCACACGCCGTACTTCCGCCCGTACACCAACACCGACGTGGTGGGCTGCGAGCTCGGCGGTGCCGTGAAGAACGTCATCGGCCTCGCCGTCGGCATCGCGGACGGCATGGGTCTCGGCGACAACGCCAAGGGCTCCCTCATCACCCGCGGCCTCGCCGAGACGACCCGGCTCGGGATGGCGCTGGGCGCCGACCCGCTGACGTTCTCCGGGCTCGCCGGCCTCGGCGACCTGGTGGCCACCTGCTCCTCGCCGCTCTCGCGCAACCACACCTTCGGCACCAACCTCGGCAAGGGCATGACCCTGCAGGAGACCATCGCGGTCACCAAGCAGACCGCCGAGGGCGTCAAGTCCTGCGAGTCCGTGCTGGATCTGGCCCGCAGGCACGGGGTGGACATGCCGATCACGGAGACGGTCGTCGGCATCGTGCACGAGGGCAAGCCGCCGGTCGTCGCGCTGAAGGAGCTGATGTCGCGCAGCGCGAAACCGGAGCGGCGCTGA
- a CDS encoding HU family DNA-binding protein, with product MNKAQLVEAIADKMGGRQQAADAVDHVLDAIVRAVVAGERVSVTGFGSFEKVDRPARYARNPQTGERVRVKKTSVPRFRAGQGFKDLVSGSKKLPRGGEVSVKKAPKGSLTGGASATVKKAAAKKTTKAAAKKTSAAAKKTTAKKTTATAKKTAAKKAPAKKTTTAAAKKTTAKKTTATAKKTAAKKAPAKKATAKKAPAKKSTARKTTAKATARKR from the coding sequence GTGAACAAGGCGCAGCTCGTAGAAGCGATTGCCGACAAGATGGGCGGCCGCCAGCAGGCCGCCGATGCTGTCGACCACGTACTGGACGCGATCGTCCGCGCCGTCGTGGCGGGGGAGCGGGTCTCGGTCACCGGCTTCGGTTCGTTCGAGAAGGTCGACCGCCCGGCCCGGTACGCCCGCAACCCTCAGACGGGCGAGCGGGTTCGGGTCAAGAAGACCTCGGTTCCCCGCTTCCGCGCCGGTCAGGGCTTCAAGGACCTGGTGAGCGGCTCGAAGAAGCTGCCGCGCGGCGGAGAGGTCTCCGTGAAGAAGGCACCCAAGGGCAGCCTCACCGGCGGCGCCTCGGCCACGGTCAAGAAGGCCGCCGCCAAGAAGACCACCAAGGCCGCCGCGAAGAAGACCTCGGCCGCCGCCAAGAAGACGACTGCGAAGAAGACCACGGCGACGGCGAAGAAGACGGCCGCGAAGAAGGCGCCGGCGAAGAAGACGACGACGGCCGCCGCCAAGAAGACGACGGCGAAGAAGACCACGGCGACGGCGAAGAAGACGGCCGCGAAGAAGGCCCCGGCGAAGAAGGCCACCGCCAAGAAGGCGCCCGCCAAGAAGTCGACGGCTCGCAAGACCACCGCCAAGGCGACCGCCCGCAAGAGGTAG
- the rpmB gene encoding 50S ribosomal protein L28: MAANCDVCGKGPGFGNNISHSHRRTPRRWNPNIQRVRTVVGGTPKRVNACTSCIKAGKVSR, encoded by the coding sequence GTGGCTGCCAACTGCGACGTCTGCGGCAAGGGGCCGGGCTTCGGCAACAACATCTCGCACTCGCACCGCCGTACGCCCCGTCGCTGGAACCCGAACATCCAGCGCGTGCGTACCGTGGTCGGCGGGACGCCGAAGCGCGTGAACGCCTGCACCTCGTGCATCAAGGCCGGCAAGGTCTCGCGCTGA
- the cofC gene encoding 2-phospho-L-lactate guanylyltransferase — protein MQWTLVVPLKPLARAKSRLSDTAADALRPELALAFAQDTVAAALACSAVKDVAVVTDDERAGRELALLGAHIVSDEPRGGLNAALAHAAAAVRAPRPEAAVAALNADLPALRPLELARVLDAAAEFPRAFLADAAGIGTTLLAAAPRNALRPEFGENSRARHRASGAWELPLHDVDSVRQDVDTGADLRAALALGVGPRTAQVAARLLTEGA, from the coding sequence GTGCAGTGGACCTTGGTCGTACCCCTGAAGCCCTTGGCACGGGCGAAGAGCAGGCTGTCGGACACCGCGGCCGACGCGCTGCGCCCGGAGCTGGCCCTCGCCTTCGCCCAGGACACCGTCGCGGCGGCACTGGCCTGCTCGGCGGTGAAGGATGTGGCCGTCGTCACGGACGACGAGCGGGCGGGCCGCGAGCTGGCGCTGCTCGGCGCCCACATCGTCTCCGACGAACCGCGCGGCGGTCTCAACGCGGCGCTGGCGCACGCGGCCGCCGCCGTGCGCGCCCCCCGCCCCGAGGCGGCGGTGGCCGCCCTGAACGCGGATCTCCCCGCCCTGCGCCCGCTGGAATTGGCCCGGGTCCTGGACGCGGCGGCGGAATTCCCGCGCGCCTTTCTCGCGGACGCGGCGGGCATCGGTACGACCCTGCTGGCGGCGGCGCCCAGGAATGCGCTGCGGCCGGAGTTCGGGGAGAACTCGCGCGCCCGGCACCGCGCCTCCGGCGCATGGGAACTGCCCCTCCACGATGTGGACTCCGTACGCCAGGACGTGGACACCGGCGCGGATCTGCGGGCCGCCCTGGCGCTGGGCGTCGGCCCGCGCACGGCCCAGGTGGCGGCGCGGCTGCTCACCGAGGGCGCGTAG
- a CDS encoding thiamine-phosphate kinase produces the protein MKGTVGELGEFGLIRELTSRLTTTPAVRVGPGDDAAVVAAPDRRVVASTDILVEGRHFRRDWSTAYDVGRKAAAQNLADIAAMGAVPTALLLGLVVPAELPVTWASELMDGLRDECQVAGASVVGGDVVRGDSITVSITALGDLRNQEPVTRAGAQPGDLVAVTGWLGWSAAGYAVLARGFRSPRAFVEAHRRPEPPYHAGPAAAGLGATAMCDVSDGLIADLGHIAEASKVRIDIRSGAIDIPTQMNDIGQAVGVDPMQWVLTGGEDHAIVATFPPDVKLPARWKVIGEVLNPSALPQVTVDGAPWTRKGGWDHFGGGIES, from the coding sequence ATGAAGGGCACTGTTGGTGAGCTAGGGGAGTTCGGGCTCATCAGGGAGCTCACCTCCCGTCTCACCACCACCCCGGCGGTCCGGGTCGGCCCCGGCGACGACGCCGCGGTGGTGGCCGCCCCCGACCGCAGGGTGGTGGCCAGCACCGACATCCTGGTCGAGGGGCGGCACTTCCGCCGCGACTGGTCGACCGCCTACGACGTCGGCCGCAAGGCCGCCGCCCAGAACCTCGCGGACATCGCCGCCATGGGCGCGGTGCCCACCGCGCTGCTGCTCGGCCTGGTCGTACCGGCCGAACTCCCGGTGACCTGGGCGAGCGAACTGATGGACGGGCTGCGCGACGAGTGCCAGGTCGCGGGCGCCTCGGTGGTCGGCGGCGACGTCGTGCGCGGCGACTCCATCACGGTGTCCATCACCGCGCTCGGCGATCTGCGCAACCAGGAGCCCGTCACCCGCGCCGGCGCCCAGCCCGGCGACCTCGTCGCCGTGACCGGCTGGCTCGGATGGTCCGCCGCCGGATACGCCGTGCTCGCCCGGGGCTTCCGCTCGCCCCGCGCCTTCGTGGAGGCCCACCGGCGCCCCGAGCCGCCGTACCACGCCGGCCCGGCCGCCGCCGGGCTGGGCGCGACCGCCATGTGCGACGTCAGCGACGGGCTGATCGCCGACCTCGGGCACATCGCCGAGGCCAGCAAGGTCCGTATCGACATCCGCTCCGGCGCCATCGACATCCCCACCCAGATGAACGACATCGGGCAGGCCGTCGGCGTCGACCCCATGCAGTGGGTGCTGACCGGGGGAGAGGACCACGCGATCGTGGCGACCTTCCCGCCCGACGTGAAGCTCCCGGCCCGCTGGAAGGTCATCGGGGAGGTCCTCAACCCGTCGGCGCTCCCGCAGGTCACGGTCGACGGCGCGCCCTGGACCCGCAAGGGCGGCTGGGACCACTTCGGAGGGGGCATCGAGTCGTGA
- the leuD gene encoding 3-isopropylmalate dehydratase small subunit, with protein MEAFTKHTGRAVPLRRSNVDTDQIIPAHWLKKVTRDGFEDGLFEAWRKDPEFVLNRPEREGATVLVAGPDFGTGSSREHAVWALQNYGFKAVISSRFADIFRGNSLKNGLLTVVLDQKIVDALWELTEKDPTAEVTVDLEAREVRAEGITAAFELDENSRWRLLNGLDDISITLQNEADIAAYEAKRPSFKPRTLQG; from the coding sequence ATGGAAGCATTCACCAAGCACACCGGCCGGGCCGTCCCGCTGCGCCGCTCCAACGTCGACACCGACCAGATCATCCCTGCTCACTGGCTCAAGAAGGTGACCAGGGACGGCTTCGAGGACGGGCTGTTCGAGGCCTGGCGCAAGGACCCGGAGTTCGTGCTCAACCGCCCCGAGCGCGAAGGCGCCACGGTGCTGGTCGCCGGCCCCGACTTCGGCACCGGCTCCTCCCGTGAGCACGCCGTGTGGGCGCTGCAGAACTACGGCTTCAAGGCCGTGATCTCGTCCCGCTTCGCCGACATCTTCCGCGGCAACTCGCTGAAGAACGGCCTGCTCACGGTCGTGCTGGACCAGAAGATCGTGGACGCGCTGTGGGAGCTCACCGAGAAGGACCCCACGGCCGAGGTCACGGTGGACCTCGAGGCGCGTGAGGTGCGCGCCGAGGGCATCACCGCCGCCTTCGAGCTGGACGAGAACTCCCGCTGGCGGCTGCTGAACGGCCTCGACGACATCTCGATCACCCTCCAGAACGAGGCCGACATCGCGGCCTACGAGGCGAAGCGGCCGTCGTTCAAGCCGCGCACCCTCCAGGGCTGA